In Coriobacteriia bacterium, the genomic stretch TGCGGTTTTGCCCGCTGCGTGCCGCCTGACTTGCGTTCGGCGGCAAGGAGATACAATACGCACTCGCCCTGAGGCTGTCAACGGGTTGTCTGAAGTTTTTTCGAGTACCTCGAGAGGCAACTTCAGGCACAAGATCCTGGAAACAAAGAACGCCTCCCGGACCCACCGGAAGGCGCCAGAGCGTCGCAGCACCGCATCGCTGCAGTTGCTGTGCTCGCTATGGTTTCAACTCCCGATCCCACCTACTGGTTTTCAACACACGCTCCAGTGTCTCAGCAGACTCTCAGCGGCGCGGTGTCGTACTGTATCAGCGACCGCACAGAGGCGCAAGGGGTTCAGCACCGGTTCGTTGTTCTTACCCACGAACGCACCGCATCTGACCCGACGTGGCCCGCTGGTTAGCCTGCACGGCGGGCATCTCACGAGTCGAGCACTGTTCAGGCTACGCGGGCGACACAGGTCGGACGAATCGGCGCTTTCCGACCTGAACGATCCGTCCGTCTAGACGCGCACGCGCGTAGTCATATAGGCCGGACTCGAGGGATTGGCCGTCCACCTTCACCCCACCCTGGTCGATCATGCGGCGTCCTTCACCTGCCGACGAGACGAGTCCGAGTTCACTCAGAAGACCCGGAAGGTAGACCACTTCGGCCAGATCTACTTCAATCTCTGGTACATCCTCCGGGGCTTGGTGGGACTTGAAGACCCGGTCGAACGCCTCCTCGGCAAGTGGGGCAGCTTCTGGGCTGTGATACAGCGAAACGATTTCGCGCGCCAGGCGACGCTTGACGAGGTTCGGGTGCTCGGCTCCTGAGAGCAGCGCGACCTCAACGCGGTCGACCTCGTCGACGGGCAACGAGGTGCACAGGCGAAAGTACTTGGGCATCAGCTCATCGGGAATCGACATGACTTTACCGAACATGTCGTCGGCGGCGTCGGTAAGCCCGATATAGTTGCCGTACGACTTGCTCATCTTCTGGACGCCGTCCGTGCCCTCCAGGAGCGGCAGCGTCAGAGCAATCTGGGGCTCCATCCCCTGCTTCTCCATGAGCTCACGACCTGCAAGCAGGTTGAACAGCTGATCCGTGCCGCCCAGCTCGACGTCGGCCTGGATGGCCACTGAGTCGTAGGCCTGCGCGACCGGATAGAGGAACTCGTGCAGTGAGATGGACTGTTGCGAGGCGTAGCGC encodes the following:
- the tyrS gene encoding tyrosine--tRNA ligase, whose translation is MLSADEQLRVIESGIADLVPVADMKRKLAKGTPLRIKLGVDPTAPDLHLGHAVPLRKLRQFQDLGHVVVLIIGDFTALIGDPSGRNSTRPPLTMEQIDNNAQTYVTQAFKILDPDKTELRRNSEWLAPLGFADLLRLTSQFTVARILERDDFSKRYASQQSISLHEFLYPVAQAYDSVAIQADVELGGTDQLFNLLAGRELMEKQGMEPQIALTLPLLEGTDGVQKMSKSYGNYIGLTDAADDMFGKVMSIPDELMPKYFRLCTSLPVDEVDRVEVALLSGAEHPNLVKRRLAREIVSLYHSPEAAPLAEEAFDRVFKSHQAPEDVPEIEVDLAEVVYLPGLLSELGLVSSAGEGRRMIDQGGVKVDGQSLESGLYDYARARLDGRIVQVGKRRFVRPVSPA